In the genome of Chloroflexota bacterium, the window GCGCTGCTGCGCCGATTGCTGCATAACGCAAAGCCTTGCCCAGCGTAATCCAAGCCAAACTTGGCAGCCATGGTTTGCCTAAGGCTCCGGCCACCCCAACCAATACATCCCCAATTACAGGCAACCAGGCTAAAATTAAGGCTGGCGTACCCCAACGCCCTAGCCAACGCTCAGCCCGTTGCATGCGCTCAGCCATCGTGTTATTGCGCTGGTCGATGACAGTCCGTGCTCGTTGACCAAGCCAAAAGGTCGTAGCCGAGCCAAGCACATTGCCCAACGTGGCAATCAACAATGGCAACCATAGAGATTCGGCATGAACGACCATTGCCGCTAAGGCCAACTCTGAACCGAGTGGCAAGACTGTGGCCGCCAAAAAACTCACGCTAAATAAACTTAGATACAGCCAAATCATTGTATTTTTCCTTGTTGCCAACGTTGCCAGAGCAAGCCGATTTCGGCATTGCGCCCCAAAGCCAAGCTTACCACAAAGCCAATTAAGCCCAAAACCGAGGAACTGGTTAAACTAAGCAATAAACTGCTGGAGCTGGATGGTTGCCAACGCTGGATTACCCACCAGGCCAAACCACCAGCCACACTGCTCGCTGCTAGTACCTGCCACATAAAACGCCAATTGAGCTTAATTGGTTGCTCAACGGTTTTTTGTGCCAGCCATGCCAAGGCTAAGGTTTCGGCCCATAACGAAACGGTAGTCGCCCAACCAAGCCCAGCTAAACCCCAACGTCGCCACCACAAGGCCAAGCCAATTTGTAACAACGCGCCGAGCACCCGCATCACACTGGGCCATCGGGTATCGCCCATGGCATAACTAAACCGAATCAACAAGGTGCTCAATGCCAAAGCAGGCAAGCCAGGCAAAGCCGCCCATAAGGCAGTGCTGGTCAGCTGCACCGATTGTTGGTCAAATGCGCCACGTTGCAGCAACAAGACAACAATCTGCTGACACAGCACCATGCCCAAGACCATCAGCGGCAAGGTGAGCAGCAACGACCAACGCCAACAACGCGCCAGCCATTGTTGCAAGGCCTGATAATTGCGTTGCAATACCAAGCCTGTTAGCACTGGAAACAATACACGGCCTAGCACCTGCGGCAACAAAATAATTGGCACTTCGACAATTCGGCGGGCATAGGTTTGAGCCGCTACTGCGCCAGCGCCAACCGTCGAAGCAATCGCATTCTCAATCACACTAATCAAATGCACCGATACCAGCGAGGTTAATAATAAGGGATAGGCATGCTGTAAAACGCTGGTGAGCCGCGCTCCGCGCCAGCGCCAACTTGGCAACCACGGTACATCAGCTTGCAACAACGGAATTAATCGCAAAACTGCCCCAACCACCAAGCCCCAAGCCAAGCCATACACGCTGCCAGTTGCAATCAAAGCAATTACGGGAGCTAATTTCAACATCAAATCGGCCAAGGCTGGGCGGGTAAATTGCTCGAACGCTTGATACCACGCGCCCAACACTGCGGTAAAACACATGATCGGAAAGGCCAATAAGCCAATGCGAATAATCGTGGCGGTCATAAGCAAGGTTGGTTGATCGAAGCCTGGTCCAAATAAGCGGGCTAATTGCTTGGCATACAGCCAGCCCAAGCCTGTGAGTGGAATTGCCGCCAAGCTGACTAAGCCCAAACTCGCGCGAAGCGTGCGCGGACTATTCGTTTGATCGTGCAAAATCATGGGAACGAGGGTTGGCCCAGCAATATCGCCCAGTAAAAATCCCATTAATAACACCACCGCTGCTCCGGCCAAATAGGCATCAGCGGTCGTGCTTGTACCAAAAAAATGGGCTAAAGCGACTTTTTCAGCAAACCCCAGCACTTTATAGGCGGCGGTTGCGGCAATCAAAATCAGCGATGTGCGAAACAAGGTTTTTGGCTGCATAGATACTCTTTTAATCGAATTGCTCGTATAATTGACATTATGCAACAGCAAACCGAACAATTAAGCGATGGGCAGCGATTAAATGCGGCTCAAATTTGGGCATTTTTAGCCAAAGCCGCAGTTGGCCGCTTGGCAACTCACGATCACGCCCGCAACCAGAGTAATCTTACGCCGCTCTTTTTTGTCTGCGAAGCACCGCATATTTATTTCGCAACCCAACCTGGCCATAAGCTGAATTTGTTGCGGCGCTATCCCCAAGGCGTGGGCTTACAAGCCGATGCCTTTGAGCCAGAATCTTCAACCAGCGTTTTTGTTTGGGGGCGCTACCGTGATGTGCCGCTGGGCGCGGAGTATGCCCATGCCACGCGATTGCTGGCCTTCAAGTATGGCACTGGCTTTTGGCAACAAATTATCGATCAAGCCACCAAGGCTTTGAAGGCTGGGCCTCGCGCGGTAATCACCACAATTAGCCAAGCCACGACTGGTTGCATTCAAATCGAACGGATCGGCGGGCGACGCTGGGAGCATGGCTTATGATGCGGATTTTAGCGCCAGCCGCAGCCTTGGCTTTGCTCGATGAACTGTCGGTGCTCCGAATTGCAGGCTTTGATCAAGCGCGATCTGCCAGCTATGCCGTGCCCTTGGCTTTTGTGCGGCGTGAGCAAAGCCTGCTGATTGCGATTCGCGCTACAGGACGCTTGGCCCAGCTATTGCAACTACAACCCCAAGGCTGGTGCATCGAAGCCGATCAGATTAACCCTGATTGGACGTTTCGTTCAGTTGTTGCTCAAGCCAGCGCCCAGCCTTTGGCCGAGCCACAAATTGCGCTGGTGGCGCTGGCTGAGCGCTATGGCCGCAATTGGCCGCAATGGCGACCGAATGCCCCAATTCAAGCCTTTTCATTGGAACTAGCGGCGATCCAAGGCCGCCACAAATCCTAAGGAGCGCCGATGATCACCGTTACCCGCGAACGCCAACTCCGCCGTCCAATCAGCGAACTCTGGCAACTGTTAGCCAATCCGCATAATTTGCCGCGAATTTTGCCACGCATCGCCCGCGTCGAAGTTAGTGAGCTAGCCAACGATAGCCAACCGGTAACTGCCTATTTTGATTTTGGCATTCCGCTTGGTACGCAGGCCGCCCAAGGCAGATTTAGCCTGATCGAGCAGCAATCGATTCGTTTTGATGCTGAGCAACCCTTGCCAATTATGGCTCACTGGCAACTCCAACCGCATGCTAATAACACCAAAGTGCATGCCAGCCTTAGCTTTGATCTCAAGCCAATTTTGGGGCCAGTTGCCAAAGTGGTGCCAATGAGCATCGTCAAAAGCGAAGTTACCCGTGAGCTTGAGCAAGCACTCGCTCGCATCGAACGCCTACGCCTGAGCTAGAGGACGAATCATGTCACCAAAGCCGCTTGCGCCAAGTAAACGCTGGTTTGATCTAATCGTTGCTAGTTTGGGCTTGCTGCTGCTGAGTCCATTGCTGTTGCTGATTAGCTTAGCGATTAAATTAACCTCGCGTGGCCCAATTTTCTACATTCGCCCGCGCGTTGGCCGTGATAGTCATGAATTTCCCTTCTATAAATTTCGCACGATGGTGGTGAATGCTGAAGGCCAAGGCTTGGGCATTGAGGTCGCCCACAACGATCAACGCATTACGCTGGTTGGCCAATGGCTACGCCGTTGGAGTTTCGATGAATTACCGCAATTATTCAATGTTGTGCAGGGTGAGATGAGCTTAATCGGCCCGCGACCCAGCTTGCCCGAACAAGTAGCGCGTTATACTCCCGACCAGCGCCAACGTTTGGCGGTGCGGCCAGGGATTACGGGCTGGGCACAGGTTAATGGCCGCAATGATATCGATTGGGCTGCTCGGATTCAGCTTGATTGTTGGTATATTGAGCATTGGAGTTGGCGACTTGATGGCTTGATTTTGTGGCGGACAATTGGCGCAATATTGCGGCCAGTTGGCATTTATGGGCGCGATGGTGTGGCCAAAGATTTGCGGAGTAAATAATGCGACCAGTAATTATTGTTGGAACTGGCGGCCATGCGCGTGAGGTAGCCGAAATTGTGCAAGCCCAACATGCGGCTGGTAAAGGCGGCCCATTACGTGGCTTGCTCACCGACGATGCTGCGCAGCATGGCACAAGCATTTTAGGTATTCGGGTTTTGGGGCCGATCGATTGGCTGACCACTCGTTTGGCTCAAGTGCATGTCGTGATTGCGATTGGTGATAATGCCACCCGCCAACGCATCGCCCACCAATTTGGCGCAGCGTTACAAGCGACCAGCGCAATCTCACCGCATGCGCTGGTTTCGCCGCATGCCACGATTGGCGCAGGCGCAATGATTTTCCCCAATGCCGTGGTTGGGCCGCTTGCCGTCATTGGCGAATATAGCATTGTGAATGTTGGGGCAAGCGTTAGCCACGATAGCGTTGTGGCAGCGTTTTGCAATCTCAACCCTGGCTCACGGGTGGCTGGCACATGCAAAATTGGCGAAGGCGTTTCATTGGGCATGGGCGCACAGGTTATTCAAGGCCGTAGCATTGGGGCATGGACAGTGGTTGGGGCGGGCGCAGTGGTTATTCGCGATTTGCCCAGCCAAGCCAAGGCAGTTGGTGTGCCGACCCGCTTACTGGTTTGATCCACGAAGGACACGAAGTTATTTTTAGCCACGAATTGCACGAATTGCACGAATTATGCTTCTCATTCCCAATGGGCTTACCTCCATTCCCGCAGCTCATACTGACCCCTGACCCCTGAATCCTAGCCCATCCTCGTTTGCCTTTTGCCTTTAAACTAAAACCCCCTCGCCCAATTGCTGGGACAAGGGGGCTTGATTGAGGTTTTGAATTAGGCAGCGGCGTTGCCAGTTGCCAATTCGACCAAGCGATCTTGCAATTTCTTGTCGAGCAACGAGCCAGCAACTTGAGGCCGCAATTCTTTTTCGAGGCGGCGGCGAGCTGGGCCACGTTGAGCATCAGGGAAATCATTCAAGATGCGTTCGATTTCAGCATTGATTTCGCTTTCGTCAACGCTCAAGCCTTCGGCTTCAACGATTTTGCGCACAACCAACGATGATTTCAAGCTTTCTTCGCCACGGGGCAACAATTCTTGGACTGCTTCGTCGTGGGTTTTGCCAACGATTTGCAGGTATTGCTCCATGTTGATGCCATAGCGAGCCAACGATTCAACTTGCTCGTGGAGCAATTCGTGGGCGCGTTCAGCAATCAAGGCATCGGGCACATCGAAGCTAGTTGCGGCGACAACTTCTTCGAGGTATTGGTTCAAGACATTACGGCGATGATGATCGCCTGAATTCTTGACCAAACGCTCCATCAGGTCAGCCTTGTAAGTATCCAAATCGCCTTCAAATTCTTCCAAACCTGGGAGTTCTTCCCATGCTGGCAATTGGCGATTTTGAATTTCGCTGACGGTTACTTTGAACACAACATCTTTATCGGCAACCCGAGCATCAGGATGATCGGCTGGCAGGTGAGCGCTGATTTCGCGGGTTTCACCAGCTTTGATGCCTTTCAAGCCTGCATACAGTTCAGGCACGATGCGGCGTTCTTCCATGATTAAGGTCGTTGGTTCGCCTTCATCATCATCGTCATCATCGTCATCATCGTCATCATCGTCATCATCGTCATCATCGTCATCGTCGTCTTCATCATCATCGTCATCATCGTCATCATCATCATCGTCATCATCGTCATCTTCTTCTTCGTCATCTTCTTCTTCGTCAAGTTTGTGCAAAGGCACACCATCGACCAAGGTTTGGACGGTTGCGGTGAGTTGATCGCCTTCAGCGGCTTCTGGTTCGCCTTCGGGAGCACTCAAAACGACGTGTTTTTCACGAGCTTGATCTAACGCGACTTCCAAGGTTGCATCGGTAACTGGTTCTTCGGTGAGATCAACCGTGATCGCCTTGTAATCGGGCAAGATCACTTCTGGCTCAACCGGAACCAAGATGCGGAAGCGGAATGGCTCTGGCTCTAATTTTTCTAAGGAAGCTTGAGCAACTGGCTTGATATTTTCTTGTTCGAGCGCAGCACGGAAGGCCACATTGATAATTTCGTCGGTCGCTTCTTCTAAAATTGCGGCCTTGCCATAGTAATTTT includes:
- a CDS encoding DedA family protein encodes the protein MIWLYLSLFSVSFLAATVLPLGSELALAAMVVHAESLWLPLLIATLGNVLGSATTFWLGQRARTVIDQRNNTMAERMQRAERWLGRWGTPALILAWLPVIGDVLVGVAGALGKPWLPSLAWITLGKALRYAAIGAAALAKTQIPLFT
- a CDS encoding pyridoxamine 5'-phosphate oxidase family protein — protein: MQQQTEQLSDGQRLNAAQIWAFLAKAAVGRLATHDHARNQSNLTPLFFVCEAPHIYFATQPGHKLNLLRRYPQGVGLQADAFEPESSTSVFVWGRYRDVPLGAEYAHATRLLAFKYGTGFWQQIIDQATKALKAGPRAVITTISQATTGCIQIERIGGRRWEHGL
- a CDS encoding trigger factor, giving the protein MKVTTEQLPKRIVALEIEPDAATIEKELNKAAQRIASKVAIPGFRKGKAPRFIVENYYGKAAILEEATDEIINVAFRAALEQENIKPVAQASLEKLEPEPFRFRILVPVEPEVILPDYKAITVDLTEEPVTDATLEVALDQAREKHVVLSAPEGEPEAAEGDQLTATVQTLVDGVPLHKLDEEEDDEEEDDDDDDDDDDDDDDDDEDDDDDDDDDDDDDDDDDDDDDDEGEPTTLIMEERRIVPELYAGLKGIKAGETREISAHLPADHPDARVADKDVVFKVTVSEIQNRQLPAWEELPGLEEFEGDLDTYKADLMERLVKNSGDHHRRNVLNQYLEEVVAATSFDVPDALIAERAHELLHEQVESLARYGINMEQYLQIVGKTHDEAVQELLPRGEESLKSSLVVRKIVEAEGLSVDESEINAEIERILNDFPDAQRGPARRRLEKELRPQVAGSLLDKKLQDRLVELATGNAAA
- a CDS encoding sugar transferase; the encoded protein is MSPKPLAPSKRWFDLIVASLGLLLLSPLLLLISLAIKLTSRGPIFYIRPRVGRDSHEFPFYKFRTMVVNAEGQGLGIEVAHNDQRITLVGQWLRRWSFDELPQLFNVVQGEMSLIGPRPSLPEQVARYTPDQRQRLAVRPGITGWAQVNGRNDIDWAARIQLDCWYIEHWSWRLDGLILWRTIGAILRPVGIYGRDGVAKDLRSK
- a CDS encoding pyridoxamine 5'-phosphate oxidase family protein — encoded protein: MMRILAPAAALALLDELSVLRIAGFDQARSASYAVPLAFVRREQSLLIAIRATGRLAQLLQLQPQGWCIEADQINPDWTFRSVVAQASAQPLAEPQIALVALAERYGRNWPQWRPNAPIQAFSLELAAIQGRHKS
- a CDS encoding oligosaccharide flippase family protein, whose product is MQPKTLFRTSLILIAATAAYKVLGFAEKVALAHFFGTSTTADAYLAGAAVVLLMGFLLGDIAGPTLVPMILHDQTNSPRTLRASLGLVSLAAIPLTGLGWLYAKQLARLFGPGFDQPTLLMTATIIRIGLLAFPIMCFTAVLGAWYQAFEQFTRPALADLMLKLAPVIALIATGSVYGLAWGLVVGAVLRLIPLLQADVPWLPSWRWRGARLTSVLQHAYPLLLTSLVSVHLISVIENAIASTVGAGAVAAQTYARRIVEVPIILLPQVLGRVLFPVLTGLVLQRNYQALQQWLARCWRWSLLLTLPLMVLGMVLCQQIVVLLLQRGAFDQQSVQLTSTALWAALPGLPALALSTLLIRFSYAMGDTRWPSVMRVLGALLQIGLALWWRRWGLAGLGWATTVSLWAETLALAWLAQKTVEQPIKLNWRFMWQVLAASSVAGGLAWWVIQRWQPSSSSSLLLSLTSSSVLGLIGFVVSLALGRNAEIGLLWQRWQQGKIQ
- a CDS encoding SRPBCC family protein; its protein translation is MITVTRERQLRRPISELWQLLANPHNLPRILPRIARVEVSELANDSQPVTAYFDFGIPLGTQAAQGRFSLIEQQSIRFDAEQPLPIMAHWQLQPHANNTKVHASLSFDLKPILGPVAKVVPMSIVKSEVTRELEQALARIERLRLS
- a CDS encoding acetyltransferase — encoded protein: MRPVIIVGTGGHAREVAEIVQAQHAAGKGGPLRGLLTDDAAQHGTSILGIRVLGPIDWLTTRLAQVHVVIAIGDNATRQRIAHQFGAALQATSAISPHALVSPHATIGAGAMIFPNAVVGPLAVIGEYSIVNVGASVSHDSVVAAFCNLNPGSRVAGTCKIGEGVSLGMGAQVIQGRSIGAWTVVGAGAVVIRDLPSQAKAVGVPTRLLV